The genomic DNA GTTAAACTTTTCTTAACAGAGAACACTTGGATTGGTTCATGTGATAGGAAATGGTCTGAGCAAGAATATCAAGTCCCACGTAATTTTGGATCACTGATGCCTTCGTTCGACCCGAATGCGGATGTAACGTCATTAAAATACATGTGTGAACTGGGATTTATGAGAATAGTAGATGACTCATTCCATCGAATAATTGTCGGGACATGATGCCTTCTTAACTAAGGGAGATTTTCAGATGCCAGTAGTAGAGGTTCAAAACTATACAAAGTCATTTGGTAGCACTGTAGCTGTCAATAATGTGTCTTTTGAAGTTCGTGAGGGAGAAGTATACGGGATCTTAGGTCCCAACGGCGCAGGAAAGACTACGACCCTCAAGTTGCTCATGGGCTTGTTAGAACCCGACTCTGGAACAGGAAAGATCTTTGGCATGGATTGTATAGAAGACCCCATTGAGGTCAAGAAACTGGTGGGATACGTACCAGAGGAACACATGTTATACGATTCGTTAACGCCACGCGAGTTATACGAGTTCATCGCCTCAATTCGTGATCTTCCGGATATCAAGACCAACAACAAGATTCGAAAGATGGTCAAGGCACTCTCTCTTGACAAGTATTTTGATCAGATGATCCTCACGCTCTCTCAGGGGAACCAGCAGAAAGTACTCCTGATCTCAGCACTCCTCCACTCTCCCAAATTATTGATCCTTGACGAGCCGTTCTCAGGGCTTGATGTCAAGAGTGTACGGATCATGAAGGACATCATTGCGATCCACAAGGAAAATGGTGGAGCAGTTCTGCTAAGCACACATATCATGGAGGTCGCACAGGGTCTCTGTGACCGGATTGGGATTTTGAATAATGGGCGGTTGATCGCTGAAGGAACCCTTGAGCAGCTGAGAAGCCAAGCAGAGCAAGAGGGGGCAACCCTTGAACAGTTGTTCCTCCGGCTCACAAATCAGGAAGATGATGTGGCTCAAGGCGTAGATGCACTTAGGGAGGCCCTCTCGGAGTGAAGTTCACAGAACGTTGGCGGCTCTCAGGGACGATCCTTGCAGAGGCCAGATTTACGGGATATCTTGACTCCAATCCCATGTACCGGACCAGCCTCAAGGAAAACCCCGATAAGATAATTCAATCGATCAAAAGCAACGTGAAGATCAACAATATCTTCCTGATCATACTTCTAATTGGAATGGCTATATCGTCGTTCGCCGCAGGAATGCAAGCGCACCCAGGAGTAGAACCAACCTTTGGGATATCGATCTCGTTTGCAACATACTTGGGATTGATGTATGCCACTCTCTTCTTTCTGAACTTGCTTGCGACAACTGGTTTCTTCAATGCTGAACTGTATACACTCCCTGCGATCCAACCTCTGTCCCGAAGAGAGAGCACAGAACTCTTTATGCTCGCGTTTGTACGAATCTTCTTCTGGCCAGTCATTGCAGCCGTCGCCACGTATCCGCTTCTATTGTTCTTCTCACACGGCATATTGGCTGCACTCATCGCCGTGGTTGCCTGTGCATCAACAGCGATCTTGTCGATCGGATCACTTATTCTTACTTCAAGATGGTTTTACAGAAAAGCCCATAGCTCGACTCAGAGCAAGGCTACTACAGTACTCCGCTTTGTCGCAGGACTGGGACTGGTCTTGGGCATGATGGCAATTTACAGCATGATGTCGGTCATTCCTAGGATCATAGAGTTCATTTTCCAAGCTACGTCTTCATCGTCGACCCTGTCCAATTTCATGATCGTCTTGAGTGTGATGTTCCCCTTCTCCTATGGTCAATTGCTTGCAGTAGTGATCAACCCAAGCGCCCTAGACCCATTGATGATCATTATGACACTTCTCGGGTCGGCACTCTATACAGGCTTGGCTTATGTCGCATATCGCAGAGGAGGAGGCATCTTGGAGTCCGCAACCATCGGAGGTCTGGTCGCGGAGACCACGAGTAAAAGAAAACAAATTGGGATTCGTATTCGGAGACGATTGTTCGCCATTATTTTCAAAGATGTTCGTATCGCCTCTCGAAGCCTCGGCTCTACAATTATTTTCGTGCTTCCGATCTTGATGATTCTCGTTTTTGTTCCTGCAAGCCAAATCTGGGTCGGGTCCTATCTCCGAAGCTCCTTTGTATTGATGGAGATAGTATATGTGCAAATGTTGTCCGGCCTGATCGTTCTCTCACTCCTAGCATATGACACTCAAGGCTCTTCAATAATGGAAGGCTTACCATTGGGATCAACGGACATGGTGTATGCAAAAACAATATTATTTTTCACTATTCAGAGCTCGGCATTCATTGTCATCTCGGTCTTGATTGCCTTTTCAAATCCTATTACGCCCCTGCTCATGCTACTCCCTCTATTTCAGATCCCAGTGAGCTTTGCAATGTGCGCTATTACAATCGTTGGGGTCTATCGACTTAGAGGAAATGGGAGATCTGTTGCGGTATCAATGACGGGGGACGCTCCAATAGTAGTGTTTACAGTTATATTAGCAGGATTAATCGGCAGTATCCCTCTTCTAGTCTATGTAGTTCTACTGTTGCAGTATCATGTGCATCTAATTGCACTCCTTGGACAAGTAGGCATAGGTGTTCTACTTGTACTGTTGGCCGTCAAAGCCACACCACATTTGCTAAAGGATTGAGGTGCCGATTTCTGACCATGTGTCGTTGATCGCAAGTTATCCATTCTTGGCAAAACAAGTGTACATCTTAAATTGTCGGAGTGATGCGGATGCATCATCGTTGTGTGTGTTGTGTCCACATATTTTTAACTTCAGGGTGCATTATATGATTATATTCTGTGCTAATATACGATTACATTCCCTCCTGTAAAATTGGTGTTGATAGTAGTGAAATCCTTGACTCTTGATATGATACTAAAATTATTTGAAGAGAACAAACAGGTATTACAGAGAGAATTTGGAGTCAAGAAGATTGGAGTCTTTGGATCATATGCCCGTGGTGAGGGGACCAAACACAGTGATATAGATGTGATTGTTGTGTTTGAGGAGGGACAAAAGACCTTCGATAATTATATGGGTCTTGCATTCTTCCTTGAGCGACTCTTTGGAAAAAAAGTAGATTTGCTAACACCTGAGGGAATCAGCCCGTATATCTTACCGTACATAGAAAAGGAGATAGTGTATGAAGAACTATAGACCATATCTTCTCCATATACTACAAGAGATCGAGTACATCGAACAGGCATCAAAAGATCTGGACTTTGATGGGTTGATCTCTAATGAACACCTAAAACGTTCGATTGTTCGAAGTCTGGAGATAATTGGAGAAGCATCTAAACATCTACCTCAAAGCCTTAAGACACAGTATGACGCTATTGAATGGCGAAAGATTTCGGGAATGCGGGATAAATTGATTCATGGGTATTTTGGGATAGATTACTCAATTATTTGGGATGTAATACATCATTATATTCCAAATCTAAAGAAAACCGTGATTCGTATTCTGGAAAAAAACAACACCGATACATGATTTAGTTTTTTATTTTCTCTCAACCGTTGATTGTAAGTTGGACAGTAGGCCCAGAGTCCGCCCACCAACGGCAGTGTGCAACAACAACAACAACAACCTCACCATCATGACAAAGATCATACGTGAGATGTCGTTGGGAGTATTTTATCGCCCATCTTCAATGTCCCGGAATGTCCAAGTCTTCTGTAGCTGTTGGCAACCCGAGTCGCCACATACCCAATGAGTCGTTCGACCTGTATAGTCTTCTCAGTCTAAGGCTATGACGTTCATTCATGGGACCAACACGACCAGCACAACACCAATGACCGTAGCTATAACTCCAAGCGCAGTCTTGCGTGTTGGTTGCTCGTGGAGATAGTGAATCGAGATCGGAACTGCAAACAGAGGAGCAGTAGAGGCCACTACGGAAGAGATCGCAGCACCAGCATATTGGATTGCATAGACATACAACAGGGCCCCAATGGCCATTCCGAAAAATCCTGCGATTGCCACCAGCTTTGTCACACGGCGTGATGGAATAGCCATGCCCTGTTTATGCGCTATTAGAAAGATAGGTATGAAGATCGCGCCCCCGAAGACCATTCGAATGAAGTTTGCAGTGATCGAGTCGACATTGTAATCTCGAAGGCCGACTTGGATAAGCGTGGTACCAAGAGCGTAGAGAACGGAAGTGATGACGGCAAGGAGAATTCCCCATACATCTATTGATCGATTCTCCTTTTTTTGCTCAGCAGTCTGATTCTGTTCAAGCGCTAAGACAATAGTGCCAGCTACTGCAATTACTGCTCCTATGATCCGTAACGGGACCACAGGTTCGTTAAGGAACGTGATAGTAAAGATGAAGGTGAGTATCGGAAAGGTCATTGCGATCGGAAATGCATAGGTGACTCCAATTCTCTCCTGACTCATGAGATAGAGTGTGTCCCCGACTACAGCACCTAAAAATATTGAGAGTGCGAGAATAATGACAGCCTCTGTTGGTACAGCAAAAGGATTCAGTCCAAGAGGAAGCAGAATTAACAGGGTCATGAACACGACTGAGACCCACATCTTGATCGAACTGACCGCAATTGGATGGATATCATTGCTCTGAGACCTATAGAGTACTACTGATATTGCATATAGGATCGACGCGAGAAGACCTGCTGCCGAGCCAATAAAAATATCCAATCCGGTCTGCATGATTGCTGTATGGTAACGTCTTGATTAAAGAAGGTGCTCCTTGCTGCTATGCTTATAGATTAGGGATGCACCATGCTAACAAGACAAGATTGGGAATGCTTCGATATCTTGGTAGTCAGAAC from Candidatus Thorarchaeota archaeon includes the following:
- a CDS encoding nucleotidyltransferase family protein, which gives rise to MILKLFEENKQVLQREFGVKKIGVFGSYARGEGTKHSDIDVIVVFEEGQKTFDNYMGLAFFLERLFGKKVDLLTPEGISPYILPYIEKEIVYEEL
- a CDS encoding DMT family transporter gives rise to the protein MQTGLDIFIGSAAGLLASILYAISVVLYRSQSNDIHPIAVSSIKMWVSVVFMTLLILLPLGLNPFAVPTEAVIILALSIFLGAVVGDTLYLMSQERIGVTYAFPIAMTFPILTFIFTITFLNEPVVPLRIIGAVIAVAGTIVLALEQNQTAEQKKENRSIDVWGILLAVITSVLYALGTTLIQVGLRDYNVDSITANFIRMVFGGAIFIPIFLIAHKQGMAIPSRRVTKLVAIAGFFGMAIGALLYVYAIQYAGAAISSVVASTAPLFAVPISIHYLHEQPTRKTALGVIATVIGVVLVVLVP
- a CDS encoding DUF86 domain-containing protein produces the protein MKNYRPYLLHILQEIEYIEQASKDLDFDGLISNEHLKRSIVRSLEIIGEASKHLPQSLKTQYDAIEWRKISGMRDKLIHGYFGIDYSIIWDVIHHYIPNLKKTVIRILEKNNTDT
- a CDS encoding ABC transporter ATP-binding protein — encoded protein: MPVVEVQNYTKSFGSTVAVNNVSFEVREGEVYGILGPNGAGKTTTLKLLMGLLEPDSGTGKIFGMDCIEDPIEVKKLVGYVPEEHMLYDSLTPRELYEFIASIRDLPDIKTNNKIRKMVKALSLDKYFDQMILTLSQGNQQKVLLISALLHSPKLLILDEPFSGLDVKSVRIMKDIIAIHKENGGAVLLSTHIMEVAQGLCDRIGILNNGRLIAEGTLEQLRSQAEQEGATLEQLFLRLTNQEDDVAQGVDALREALSE